CCGCAGCACCGATTTCGGGATGCTTTGTCGCGACACGCCGTGAAAGCCGTCGCATCCCGCAATAAAATCGCAGTCAATTCGGCAGGCTTCACCTTGTTTCTCAAACGTGACAAAAGGCTTGTCCGTCTTCATATCGTGCAGCTCAACATTGCTGGCGCCGTACACAATAGGTGCTCCGCTGCTGGCGCGGGCTTCCATTAAGTCACGCGTCACTTCGGTCTGGCCGTACACCATTACACTTTTGCCCTCCGTGAGCTCACTCAATGGCACTGGGATCCGCACACCGTCAAACAGAAACTCCACGCCATGATGCACCAGACCTTCCGCATCCATTCGCTGCGAAACGCCTGCCTGCCGCAGCAAATCCACGGTTCCGCTTTCCAGAATTCCGGCCCGAATGCGGCCCAGCACGTACTCCGGCGTCTGGCGTTCGAGGATAACCGTGGCAATCCCGGCATTGTGTAACAGCTGTCCGAGCAACAGCCCCGATGGGCCCGCTCCAATAATCGCGACCTGCGTCTTCATGAGTTCCGCTCCAGCATAGTTAATTATTTGTATATTTTTTGTATCTATAAAGTGTCTTATTGCATTTTTGATAAGCTGGAGCGGAAAAAGAAGGGCTTAAATCAGGCAAAACGTGCACTTTTCAACGATCTTGTGAAACTGTGGAGCAGTTCAAAAAACAGACGCTAAGCAGAAGTCATGTTCAGATTGTTTGATCTCGCCGGGCCTTGCTTCACGCGGCATTCAGGTAAAACCCGATATTAGAACCTGACAATAGCTAACCAAGAACGGTCGTAATGGAAGCAGATAGCGCAGAACAACGAAAAGTCACCCAGTTATGTATTCAGTGCGCCCTGCTGTTGCTGCAACACGGGGCAGAAAGCGCGCTGGTCGATGAGCTATCAACTCGGCTCGGGGTCGCGCTGGGCATGAACGGCGTGGAAAGCGCCATCTCCTCGAATGCCATTGTGTTGACCACGATTCTGGAAGGGAAATGCCTGACCACGACCCGCAAAAACAGCGATCGCGGCATCAACATGCACGTGGTGACCGAGGTCCAGCACATCGTGATCATGGCAGAGCACAGGCTGCTGGATGCCAAAGATGTCGATAAGCGTTTTTCACAGATAAAACCGCTGCGCTACCCACGCTGGTTGGTTGTCACAATGGTTGGCCTCTCCTGCGCCTGTTTCTGTAAGCTCAATAACGGCGGTTGGGACGGGGCCTTTGTCACTCTCTGCGCCAGCACGCTGGCCATGTACATCCGCCAGGTGCTGACCCATCGCTCAATGCACCCGCAGATAAACTTTTGCATCACTGCCTTTGTGGCCACCAGCGTTTCCGGGTTGATGCTGCGCCTACCCGCGTTTCAGCAAACCTCTACGGTTGCGATGGCCGCCAGCGTGCTGCTTTTAGTCCCGGGCTTTCCTCTGATCAACGCCGTCGCCGATATGTTCAAAGGGCACATCAATACCGGGCTGGCGCGTTGGGCTATTGCCAGCCTGCTGACGCTCGCCACCTGTATCGGCGTCGTAATGGCGATGACGCTATGGGGGCTGCGCGGATGGGTATGATCGATTTTTTGCAGACGCTGTTGCAGGACATGCTGCTGTCTGCCATTCCCGCCGTGGGTTTTGCGATGGTGTTTAACGTGCCGCACCGCGCGCTGGCTTGGTGCGCGCTGCTGGGTGCCATTGGCCACAGTTCGCGGATGGTGACCATGCTGGCAGGGATGAACATCGAATGGGCGACGTTTATCGCCTCAATGCTGGTGGGCAGCATTGGGATCCAATGGTCGCGCTGGTATCTGGCGCATCCTAAAATTTTCACCGTCGCCGCGGTCATTCCGATGTTTCCCGGTATTTCGGCCTATACCGCGATGATCTCGGCGGTGAAAATCAGCCACGTCGGCTACAGCAACGACCTGATGATGCTGCTGCTGGAAAACTTCCTCAAAGCCACGTCGATCGTTGGTGCGCTGTCGATTGGATTATCGATCCCCGGTCTGTGGCTGTACCGAAAACGCCCGCGCGTCTGATCAACCTACCCGCGCGTGGCCTGGGGAATCTCCTCCCGCGCGCTGGTCTGTGCTACTATCAGCCCATGTTATACCTGTCGTCGTTTTGTTTGAGTAATTGCCATGTCCTCCAGAATTTTAACGTCCAGCGTCATTGGGATTGATGCGTTTCTGCGCGATCCTGACGGCGTGTTAAACAATGCCGAAAACGGTGCTATCGCGGTGTTTGCCAATAACGCACCGGCGTTTTATGCCATCGCGCCCGAACGCCTGGCGCAACTGCTTGAGCTGGAGGCTAAACTTTCCCGACCAGGCAGCGACGTGGTACTGGATGGCCAATTCTTTGATGAGCCGACGGCCGCGCCGGTTGCCGTACCGATGGGCAAATTTGCCATGTATGCCGACTGGCAGCCGGATGCTGATTTTCAGCGGATGGCCGCGTTGTGGGGCATCTCGCTGACGCAGCCCGCCACGCCGGAAGAGCTGGCCTCTTTTACTGCCTACTGGCAGGCCGAAGGCAAAGTGTTCCATCACGTTCAGTGGCAGCAGAAACTGGCGCGCAGTCTGCAAATCGGGCGAGCCAGCAGCGGGCAACCGAGACGCGACCTCAACACGCTCTCCGAGCCCGATAATCAAATTCCCCCAGGTTTCCGAGGTTAATAATGAAAAATGTTGGTGATCTGATGCTGCGCCTGCAGAAAATGATGCCGAAACATATTGAACCGGCATTCAAAACGGGTGAAGAACTGCTGGCCTGGCAAAAAGAACAGGGCCAGCTGCGCTCTGCCGCGCTGGAACGCGAAAACCGGGCGATGAAAATGCAACGAACGTTCAACCGTTCCGGCATTCGTCCGCTGCACCAGAACTGTTCTTTTGATAACTACCGCGTGGAAAGCGACGGGCAGATGAACGCGTTATCCAAAGCCCGCCAGTACGTCGAAGAGTTCGACGGCAACATCGCCAGCTTCATCTTTTCCGGTAAACCGGGAACCGGCAAAAACCATCTGGCGGCAGCCATCTGCAATGAGCTGCTGCTGCGCGGGAAATCGGTGTTGATCATCACTGTCGCCGATATCATGTCCGCCATGAAAGACACCTTTTCTAACCGCGAAACCACCGAAGAGAAGCTGCTGAACGATCTGAGTAATGTTGATCTGCTGGTGATCGATGAGATCGGCGTTCAGACGGAATCGCGCTACGAGAAAGTGATCATCAATCAGATCGTCGATCGCCGTTCCTCATCAAAACGTCCGACCGGTATGCTGACCAACAGCAACATGGACGAGATGAATAAGCTGCTGGGTGAACGCGTCATGGACCGTATGCGTCTGGGCAACAGCCTGTGGGTGATTTTCAACTGGGAAAGCTACCGCAGCCGCGTGACAGGTAAAGAGTATTGAGATTTTTCCGAACCCCGGCAGCGCTATACTGGCCGGGGTTCAGTCAACTGAGAAAAATCTATGAATACTGCTAAACGTCTTCTTTGCACCGCCGCGCTGACCAGCGCCCTGCTCTCTACCAGCACCTTTGCGATTTCCCTGAGCGACACGCTTTCCAGCGCGGCAAGCGAACTGAGCGGCTCAAGCACCTCATCAACAGGCACCAACTCGCTTTCCTCGCTGACCAGCCTGCTTAACGGCAGCGGCAAAGCGCTGAGCGCCGACAACATGAACAACGCGGCGGGGATCCTCAGCTACTGTGCCCAACAGAAACTGACTTCCGTGACCGACACCGAAAACGTGAAGAACCAGGTGCTGGATAAACTGGGCCTGGATACCGCGCCAGAGCAGAAAGCCGATACCAACTATATGGACGGTATTCAGGGTCTGCTGAATGCCCAAAACGGCCAGCAGTTGAATCTAAGTTCACTGGGTGATTCCGCCCTCGGAAAACAAGTAAAAACCAAGGCTTGCGATCTGGTGCTCAAACAAGGCGCTAATTTCCTTTCCTGATCCCCGCTAAACACCCGCCCACACCGGATGTGAGCGGGTTAAAAATCCCCCACTTCTAATCCAAATCTGAATCAGCGCACATTTTAATGACGCTATAATTGCAGCAATATGGCACTGCAATTACAGTGTAGGGTCAAAAAAATAGTGTCGGGTCAGCGGATGGCCTGTGTGACTGAGGATTTGCTGTGTCCGAGCTTGTTTCTATTGCTCTGTTTCTCGCTTCCGTCGTGATTTATTCATGGAAAGCGGGACGTAATACCTGGTGGTTTGCGTCCATCCTGATGGTGCTTGGACTTTTTGTGGTCCTGAACCTGACCCTTTACGCCAGTGACTATTTCACCGGCGACGGCATTAACGATGCCGTGCTCTATACCCTGACCAACAGCCTGACCGGCGCGGGTATCAGCAAATACATTCTGCCCGGCATTGGTCTGGTCCTGGCGCTGGTTCTGGTCTTTGGTGGACTCGGCTGGGTGTTACGCCGTCGTCGCCATCATCCACATCATCTTGGCTACAGCGTCCTGGCGCTGGGGCTGGCGCTCGCGTCAGTGGATGCCAGTCCGGCGTTTCGCCAGATAACCGAACTGGTAAAATCCCAGTCCCGCGATGGCGATCCGGACTTTGCCGCCTGGTATAAAGAGCCGTCGAAATCTATTCCAAATCCGAAGCTGAACCTGGTGTATATCTACGGTGAAAGCCTCGAGCGCACCTATTTCGATAATAAAGCGTTCCCGAATCTGACGCCGGAACTCGGTAAGCTCAAAGGTGAAAGCATCGATTTCAGCCACACCATGCAGCTGCCGGGCACCGATTACACCATCGCCGGCATGGTTGCCTCCCAGTGTGGGATTCCGCTGTTCGCGCCGTTTGAAGGCAACGCCTCGGCCTCGGTCTCGAGCTTCTTCCCGCAGAACATTTGCCTCGGCGACATCCTGAAGAACTCGGGCTACAAAAACTACTTTATGCAGGGCGCTAACCTGCGCTTCGCCGGGAAAGACGTGTTCCTGCAATCGCACGGCTTTGACCATCTTTACGGCGCCGAAGAGCTGAAAACTCTCGTTCCGGACCCAAGCTATCGCAACGACTGGGGCTTCTACGACGACACGGTTCTCGACGAAGTGTGGAAAAAGTACGAAGAGCTGTCCAAATCCGGCCAGCGTTTCTCGCTGTTCACGCTGACGGTCGACACGCATCACCCGGATGGATTTATCTCCCGCACCTGCGATCGCAAAAAGTACGAGATTGACGGGAAAACCAACCAGTCATTCAGCGCGGTGACCTGCAGTCAGGAACACGTGGCGGCGCTGATCGAAAAAATCAAAGCCTCGCCGTACTTTAAGAACACGGTGATCGTGGTCTCGTCTGACCATCTGGCGATGAAAAACACCGCCTGGGATTACCTCAATAAACAGGATCGCAGCAACCTGTTCTTCGTGATTCGTGGCGATAAGCCGCAGCAGGAAGTGATGGGCGTGAAGCGCAGCACCATGGATAACGGCGCGACGGTGCTGGATATTCTTGGCGGCGATAACTTTATCGGCCTGGGGCGCAGTAGCCTGTCCGGCCAGTCTCTGGCGGAAGTGTTCCTCAACATGAAAGAGAAAGTGCTGGCGTGGAAGCCGGACATTATACGCCTGTGGAACTTCCCGAAATCGATCAAAGATTTCACCATCGACGAGCAGAAAGGGATGATTGCGTTCTCCGGGTCGCACTTCCGTCTGCCGCTGTTGCTGCGGGTGTCGGATAACCGCGTTGAGCCGCTGCCGGAAAGTGAATACTCCGCCCCGCTGCGTTACCAGCTGGCAGATTTCGCCCCGCGCGACAACTTCATGTGGATTGACCGCTGCTACAAAATGGCCCAGCTGTGGGCGCCGGAACTGGCGCTGTCCACCGACTGGTGCGTGTCTCAGGGCCAGCTTGGCGGCCAGCAAAAGGTGCAGCACGTCGACAAAGCCCAATGGAAAGGCAAAGCCGCGTTTAAAGACGTGGTTATCGACATGGAGCGCTATAAAGGCAACGTCGATACCCTGAAAATTGTCGATAACGACATTCGTTATAAAGCGGACAGTTTCATTTTCAACGTCGCCGGTGCGCCGGAAGAGGTCAAACAGTTCAGCGGGATTTCACGCCCGGAGAGCTGGGGCCGCTGGTCTAACGCGCAGCTGGGCAATGAAGTGAAGATTGAGTACAAAACGCCGCTGCCGCCGAAATTCGACCTGGTGATCACCGCCAAAGCCTATGGCGAAAATGCAGATAAACCGATTCCGGTACGCGTTGGCAACAGTGAGCAAACGCTGACTCTGGGCAAAGACGTCACCACCACCACGCTGCATTTCGACAACCCGACGAACAGCAACCAGCTGACCATCGTCCCGCCGGACCCGCAAACCACCAACGAGGGCAACATTCTCGGTCACGCCCCGCGCCAGCTGGGAATTGGGATGGTGGAAATCAAAGTGGTGAAATCGGAAGGGTAAAAAGGGGAGCTTCGGCTCCCCCTTTTTTGCCCGGTGGCGCGATGCTGACCGGGCCTACACAATCAGATTTTGTAGGCCCGGCAAGCCTGCGCCGCCGGGCGTTATCAACGTCAGAAGGTTTCCCAGTTATCACCGTTTTCAGACGCTGCGGCTTTACGCAGCGTCTGAACCGGCGCACTGGTTTTCAGGGCTGATGACTCACGCTTCGCTGCCAGCTGCGACTGCTGAATACGAAACACTGCCACCGCCTGCGTCAGACGGCTCGCCTGCTCTTCCAGCGCTGCGGCTGCAGATGCGGACTCTTCCACCAGCGAGGCGTTTTGCTGCGTCACACGGTCCATCTCGGACACCGCCAGACCCACCTGATCGATCCCTCGGCTCTGCTCGTCGGATGCCGACGCGATTTCACCCATGATGTCAGTCACGCGGGTGACCGCATTCACGATTTCATCCATCGTTTCACCGGCACTTTCCACCAGCGTTGAACCGATATCCACCCGGCTCACGGAGTCTTCAATCAGGCTCTTGATCTCACGTGCCGCCTGGGCGCTACGCTGGGCCAGATTACGCACTTCACCAGCGACCACCGCAAAACCACGGCCCTGTTCACCGGCACGCGCGGCTTCTACTGCCGCGTTCAGCGCCAGAATGTTAGTCTGGAAGGCAATTCCGTCAATAACGCTGATGATGTCGGCAATTTTCTGCGAACTGCTGGTGATATCGCGCATCGTCTGCACCACGTTATCCACCACTTTACCGCCTTTCTGGGCGGTTTCCGACGCGCTCAGCGCCAGATGGCTCGCCTGGCGGGCGTTTTCGGCGTTCTGTTTCACCGTCGCGGTCAGTTCTTCCATGCTCGCAGCGGTCTCTTCCAGAGAAGCGGCCTGCTGTTCGGTACGAGAAGAGAGATCATTGTTGCCCATCGCGATTTCGGTGGCACCGCTGTAAATCGCATCGGCACCGTTACGCACTTCGCCAACGGTACGCACCAGCTCGCTCTGCATATGACGCAGAGAATCCGCCAGTTGACCCATTTCGTTGCTGCCGTGCACGTCGATAGGCTTCACCAGGTCGCCCCCGGCAATATGACGAATGCTGTCGATAACCCGCGTCAGCGGCTGGATCAACGCTTTGTGGATCCCAAGCCAGACCACTACGATCACCACCAGCACCGCGACCAGCACGCTGATCAACACCCAGATCGCCTGATTGTATGAGCTGCTGTTATCTTCCACTGCCAGCTCATACAGATGATCGTTTTGCTGGAAATAGGTCACGTAGGCATTCTCAAACCCATCCTGATAGCGCTGAGTGGGCTGATCGAAGAAGTCGTTGATCTTACCCGCGCCCAGCAACTGGATCAGCTCCGCCAGCGCGCCGTGATAGATATCGTAATTACGTTTAATGTCGAGCGCGGCCGCTTCACTCTGGCGCGGATCGCGCGGCTGGGCTTCATATTCCGCCCAACGCTTTTCCGCATCATTGAGAGAGGCGGTGGCAATCTTCATCAGATCGGCCACGGTCGCGCCACTGCCGATATTGTTCTGATCCATCATGTAGCGGATCCCGGCACGGTTGAGGGTGTTACGGGTTTGCAGCAGAGCCACCCAGCTGCCGTTCAGCGTGGCCTGCTGCTGGCGGATGGTTTGCAGAACGGTGAAGTTTTCTTTGTCGTGTTTCAGCGCGTTAAAGAACAGACCGCCGGATGTCAGTTGTAAAAGGCCAAATATGACCAAAACCAGCACGAGGCTGGTCACAATTTTGATGCGAGTTAACATTTTTTCTCTTTCCTGTGGGAAGTTAACAGTTAATTCGGCCTGAAAAGAGAAAACTTTAAGGAAATTCCTACTGTTTCACGGATACGCCATGGATTTTCACTGGCGCAATTCGCTATCGCCGTCTATGACCCGCAGCGAATAGCCTCTCAGCCGTTGCGTGAGGGGGAAAATTACGTTGTGATCTCAATCACATATTTAACCCCACGTCCCACCCGCTCCAACCGCTCGCCACTACAAAAGACCGCTTAAACGCCCATACAACCACTCACCGATTTTCCGCCCCGGACGCGCGTGAAGCTCTGGCACCATAGCTCCCAGCATCAATACCACCAGAAGTCGTTGTAACACTTCACTCATTCTTATAAACGCCAGGTTTTTAACTATGGATATGAAAAAACTTCTCAAGCATGTGCCGTGGGCCATTATCGGGATCATCGGGGCATTCTGCCTGTCGGTGGTTGCCCTGCGTCGCGGCGAGCACGTTAGCGCCCTGTGGATCGTGGTCGCCTCGGTCTCGGTGTATCTGGTGGCCTATCGCTACTACAGCCTGTACATCGCCCAGAAGGTGATGAAACTTGATGAGACCCGCGCCACGCCTGCGGTTATCAATAACGATGGTCTGAACTACGTGCCGACCAACCGCTACGTGCTGTTCGGGCACCACTTTGCGGCGATTGCGGGCGCAGGCCCGCTGGTCGGCCCGGTGCTGGCGGCACAAATGGGCTACCTGCCCGGCACGCTGTGGCTGCTGGCCGGCGTCGTGCTGGCCGGGGCGGTGCAGGACTTTATGGTGCTGTTTATCTCCTCGCGCCGGAACGGTTCGTCGCTCGGTGAAATGGTGAAAGAGGAAATGGGCCGCGTGCCGGGCTCGATTGCCCTGTTCGGCTGCTTCCTGATCATGATTATTATCCTGGCGGTACTGGCGCTTATCGTGGTGAAAGCCCTCGCCGAAAGCCCGTGGGGCGTGTTCACTGTCTGCTCGACCGTGCCGATTGCGCTGTTTATGGGGATCTACATGCGCTTTATTCGCCCCGGTCGCGTGGGTGAAATCTCGGTTATTGGCATCGTGCTGCTGGTGGCTTCCATCTGGTTCGGCGGCGTCATCGCCCACGACCCGTACTGGGGACCGGCGCTGACCTTTAAAGACACCACCATTACCTTCGCGCTGATTGGCTACGCCTTTGTTTCCGCGCTACTGCCGGTGTGGCTGATTCTGGCCCCGCGCGATTACCTCGCCACCTTCCTGAAAATTGGGGTAATTGTCGGCCTGGCGCTCGGCATTGTTATCCTCAACCCTGAGCTGAAAATGCCTGCGGTGACGCAGTACATCGACGGGACCGGTCCGCTGTGGAAAGGCGCGATGTTCCCGTTCCTGTTCATCACCATCGCCTGCGGTGCGGTGTCTGGTTTCCATGCGCTGATTGCGTCCGGCACCACACCGAAGCTGCTGGCGAATGAAAAAGACGCGCGTCTGATTGGCTATGGCGCAATGCTGATGGAGTCCTTCGTGGCGATCATGGCGCTGGTGGCGGCGTCTATCATCGAACCGGGCCTCTATTTCGCGATGAACACCCCGCCTGCGGGCCTCGGCATCACCATGCCGAACCTGCACGAAATGGGTGGCGAAAACGCGGCGATGATCATGGCACAGCTGAAAGATGCCAGCGTTCACGCCGCGGCAACGGTCAGTTCTTGGGGCTTCGTGATTTCACCTGAGCAAATCATGCAGACCGCGAAAGACATCGGCGAGCCGTCGATTCTGAACCGTGCCGGTGGCGCACCGACGCTTGCCGTCGGGATTGCCCACGTGTTCCACAAAGTCATGCCGATGGCCGACATGGGCTTCTGGTATCACTTCGGTATCCTGTTCGAAGCGCTGTTCATCCTCACTGCGCTGGATGCGGGCACCCGTGCGGGCCGCTTCATGTTGCAGGATTTGCTCGGTAACTTCGTGCCATTCCTGAAGAAAACCGACTCTCTGGTGGCGGGTATCGCCGGGACAGCAGGCTGCGTCGGCCTGTGGGGTTATCTGCTGTATCAGGGCGTGGTTGACCCGCTGGGCGGCGTGAAGAGCCTGTGGCCACTGTTCGGTATCTCTAACCAGATGCTGGCGGCCGTGGCGCTGGTGCTCGGCACCGTGGTGCTGGTGAAAATGAAGCGCACCAAATACATCTGGGTGACCGTGGTTCCTGCGCTGTGGCTGCTGCTGTGCACCACCTGGGCGCTCGGTCTGAAGCTGTTCAGTGCTAACCCGCAGCTGGAAGGCTTCTTCTTCATGGCTAACCAGTACAAAGAGAAAATTGCTGCGGGCAGCGCAGACCTGACGGCCCAGCAGATTGCTAACATGAACCACATCGTTATCAACAACTACACCAACGCGGGGCTTAGCATCCTGTTCCTGGTGGTGGTTTACAGCATCATTTTCTACGGCATCAAAACCTGTATGAAGGCTCGCGCTATCGACGCGCGAACCGACAAAGAGACGCCGTATGTTCCGGTGCCAGAAGGTGGCGTGAAAACCTCTTCACACCATTAATCCGCTGACTTCTTCCTCTCCCTTAGGGATAGGAAGAAGTGAGGGTAACAACGCCTGGCGGATCACATCCGTCAGGCTTTACGCTTATAGGGATGGCACAATGTTTGGTAACTTAGGTCAGGCAAAAAAATATCTCGGTCAGGCGGCGAAGATGCTGATTGGCATCCCGGATTACGATAACTACGTCGAGCACATGCAGACCAATCATCCGGATAAGCCGTACATGACTTACGAAGAATTCTTCCGCGAGCGCCAGCAAGCGCGCTACGGCGGCAGTGGAGAAGGCGGCGTACGCTGCTGTTAAAGGAGAGACAATGAATCCGATCCCCGTCACCCTACTCACCGGTTTTCTCGGCGCAGGTAAAACCACGCTGCTGCGCCACATCCTCAATGCGGATCACGGGTTCAAAATTGCCGTGATCGAAAACGAGTTCGGCGAAGTCTCGATGGACGATCAGCTGATTGGCGATCGCGCCACGCAGATAACCACCCTG
This DNA window, taken from Scandinavium goeteborgense, encodes the following:
- a CDS encoding threonine/serine ThrE exporter family protein, coding for MEADSAEQRKVTQLCIQCALLLLQHGAESALVDELSTRLGVALGMNGVESAISSNAIVLTTILEGKCLTTTRKNSDRGINMHVVTEVQHIVIMAEHRLLDAKDVDKRFSQIKPLRYPRWLVVTMVGLSCACFCKLNNGGWDGAFVTLCASTLAMYIRQVLTHRSMHPQINFCITAFVATSVSGLMLRLPAFQQTSTVAMAASVLLLVPGFPLINAVADMFKGHINTGLARWAIASLLTLATCIGVVMAMTLWGLRGWV
- a CDS encoding threonine/serine exporter, with translation MGMIDFLQTLLQDMLLSAIPAVGFAMVFNVPHRALAWCALLGAIGHSSRMVTMLAGMNIEWATFIASMLVGSIGIQWSRWYLAHPKIFTVAAVIPMFPGISAYTAMISAVKISHVGYSNDLMMLLLENFLKATSIVGALSIGLSIPGLWLYRKRPRV
- the dnaT gene encoding primosomal protein DnaT, translated to MSSRILTSSVIGIDAFLRDPDGVLNNAENGAIAVFANNAPAFYAIAPERLAQLLELEAKLSRPGSDVVLDGQFFDEPTAAPVAVPMGKFAMYADWQPDADFQRMAALWGISLTQPATPEELASFTAYWQAEGKVFHHVQWQQKLARSLQIGRASSGQPRRDLNTLSEPDNQIPPGFRG
- the dnaC gene encoding DNA replication protein DnaC, whose product is MKNVGDLMLRLQKMMPKHIEPAFKTGEELLAWQKEQGQLRSAALERENRAMKMQRTFNRSGIRPLHQNCSFDNYRVESDGQMNALSKARQYVEEFDGNIASFIFSGKPGTGKNHLAAAICNELLLRGKSVLIITVADIMSAMKDTFSNRETTEEKLLNDLSNVDLLVIDEIGVQTESRYEKVIINQIVDRRSSSKRPTGMLTNSNMDEMNKLLGERVMDRMRLGNSLWVIFNWESYRSRVTGKEY
- a CDS encoding DUF2501 domain-containing protein, translating into MNTAKRLLCTAALTSALLSTSTFAISLSDTLSSAASELSGSSTSSTGTNSLSSLTSLLNGSGKALSADNMNNAAGILSYCAQQKLTSVTDTENVKNQVLDKLGLDTAPEQKADTNYMDGIQGLLNAQNGQQLNLSSLGDSALGKQVKTKACDLVLKQGANFLS
- the opgB gene encoding phosphatidylglycerol--membrane-oligosaccharide glycerophosphotransferase; protein product: MSELVSIALFLASVVIYSWKAGRNTWWFASILMVLGLFVVLNLTLYASDYFTGDGINDAVLYTLTNSLTGAGISKYILPGIGLVLALVLVFGGLGWVLRRRRHHPHHLGYSVLALGLALASVDASPAFRQITELVKSQSRDGDPDFAAWYKEPSKSIPNPKLNLVYIYGESLERTYFDNKAFPNLTPELGKLKGESIDFSHTMQLPGTDYTIAGMVASQCGIPLFAPFEGNASASVSSFFPQNICLGDILKNSGYKNYFMQGANLRFAGKDVFLQSHGFDHLYGAEELKTLVPDPSYRNDWGFYDDTVLDEVWKKYEELSKSGQRFSLFTLTVDTHHPDGFISRTCDRKKYEIDGKTNQSFSAVTCSQEHVAALIEKIKASPYFKNTVIVVSSDHLAMKNTAWDYLNKQDRSNLFFVIRGDKPQQEVMGVKRSTMDNGATVLDILGGDNFIGLGRSSLSGQSLAEVFLNMKEKVLAWKPDIIRLWNFPKSIKDFTIDEQKGMIAFSGSHFRLPLLLRVSDNRVEPLPESEYSAPLRYQLADFAPRDNFMWIDRCYKMAQLWAPELALSTDWCVSQGQLGGQQKVQHVDKAQWKGKAAFKDVVIDMERYKGNVDTLKIVDNDIRYKADSFIFNVAGAPEEVKQFSGISRPESWGRWSNAQLGNEVKIEYKTPLPPKFDLVITAKAYGENADKPIPVRVGNSEQTLTLGKDVTTTTLHFDNPTNSNQLTIVPPDPQTTNEGNILGHAPRQLGIGMVEIKVVKSEG
- the tsr gene encoding methyl-accepting chemotaxis protein; translated protein: MLTRIKIVTSLVLVLVIFGLLQLTSGGLFFNALKHDKENFTVLQTIRQQQATLNGSWVALLQTRNTLNRAGIRYMMDQNNIGSGATVADLMKIATASLNDAEKRWAEYEAQPRDPRQSEAAALDIKRNYDIYHGALAELIQLLGAGKINDFFDQPTQRYQDGFENAYVTYFQQNDHLYELAVEDNSSSYNQAIWVLISVLVAVLVVIVVVWLGIHKALIQPLTRVIDSIRHIAGGDLVKPIDVHGSNEMGQLADSLRHMQSELVRTVGEVRNGADAIYSGATEIAMGNNDLSSRTEQQAASLEETAASMEELTATVKQNAENARQASHLALSASETAQKGGKVVDNVVQTMRDITSSSQKIADIISVIDGIAFQTNILALNAAVEAARAGEQGRGFAVVAGEVRNLAQRSAQAAREIKSLIEDSVSRVDIGSTLVESAGETMDEIVNAVTRVTDIMGEIASASDEQSRGIDQVGLAVSEMDRVTQQNASLVEESASAAAALEEQASRLTQAVAVFRIQQSQLAAKRESSALKTSAPVQTLRKAAASENGDNWETF
- a CDS encoding carbon starvation CstA family protein — encoded protein: MDMKKLLKHVPWAIIGIIGAFCLSVVALRRGEHVSALWIVVASVSVYLVAYRYYSLYIAQKVMKLDETRATPAVINNDGLNYVPTNRYVLFGHHFAAIAGAGPLVGPVLAAQMGYLPGTLWLLAGVVLAGAVQDFMVLFISSRRNGSSLGEMVKEEMGRVPGSIALFGCFLIMIIILAVLALIVVKALAESPWGVFTVCSTVPIALFMGIYMRFIRPGRVGEISVIGIVLLVASIWFGGVIAHDPYWGPALTFKDTTITFALIGYAFVSALLPVWLILAPRDYLATFLKIGVIVGLALGIVILNPELKMPAVTQYIDGTGPLWKGAMFPFLFITIACGAVSGFHALIASGTTPKLLANEKDARLIGYGAMLMESFVAIMALVAASIIEPGLYFAMNTPPAGLGITMPNLHEMGGENAAMIMAQLKDASVHAAATVSSWGFVISPEQIMQTAKDIGEPSILNRAGGAPTLAVGIAHVFHKVMPMADMGFWYHFGILFEALFILTALDAGTRAGRFMLQDLLGNFVPFLKKTDSLVAGIAGTAGCVGLWGYLLYQGVVDPLGGVKSLWPLFGISNQMLAAVALVLGTVVLVKMKRTKYIWVTVVPALWLLLCTTWALGLKLFSANPQLEGFFFMANQYKEKIAAGSADLTAQQIANMNHIVINNYTNAGLSILFLVVVYSIIFYGIKTCMKARAIDARTDKETPYVPVPEGGVKTSSHH
- a CDS encoding YbdD/YjiX family protein, with amino-acid sequence MFGNLGQAKKYLGQAAKMLIGIPDYDNYVEHMQTNHPDKPYMTYEEFFRERQQARYGGSGEGGVRCC